In a single window of the Montipora capricornis isolate CH-2021 chromosome 11, ASM3666992v2, whole genome shotgun sequence genome:
- the LOC138024181 gene encoding uncharacterized protein, with protein MANVIAVAESSDTSSIKVMFSNLSAGVRLDLGKFDILANDFSKQFMGYTVSSRQFADRFNNQTVDERPSNSLSPVVSDVVSQGGSQDRTNEPSSHAGKRKPGLEVNEEPRTSKRAIADDHQRDETDGAFIKKVERVFSIPASAAKGSLKRRKNCVVVD; from the exons ATGGCAAATGTTATCGCTGTTGCTGAAAGTTCGGATACCTCTTCTATTAAG GTCATGTTCTCCAACCTATCTGCCGGTGTAAGGCTAGATTTAGGCAAATTCGACATCCTTGCAAACGATTTCTCGAAACAATTTATGGGATACACTGTTTCCAGTCGTCAGTTCGCTGACAGATTTAACAACCAAACAGTGGATGAAAGGCCATCAAATTCGCTTTCTCCAGTGGTTTCAGACGTGGTTTCTCAAGGGGGATCGCAAGATCGTACTAACGAGCCAAGTTCTCACGCTGGCAAACGGAAACCTGGCTTGGAGGTCAATGAAGAACCTAGAACTTCGAAGAGAGCAATTGCAGATGACCACCAAAGAGATGAAACAGATGGGGCGTTTATTAAAAAAGTAGAGAGAGTGTTTTCTATCCCAG CATCAGCAGCTAAGGGAAGTCTCAAACGCCGGAAGAACTGTGTTGTCGTGGATTAA
- the LOC138024952 gene encoding uncharacterized protein isoform X3, translating to MAFVLVAAQQCWNCLHSSSSNKKNKSKAGGGYEIYSSFSSASALTLSREDFVSLKYYDVVINLLKTNGVFNIIVVLTSLLLIGACNWFAVTGIVIFNPITWVFSVYFLIVVYSFHEALREDPSGKSAGYSSPNRPGQAASGPPPAAIEMYTPAV from the exons ATGGCATTTGTATTGGTTGCAG cgcaacaatgttggaactgtttgcacagctcttccagtaataagaagaataaaagcaag GCTGGTGGAGGATATGAGATCTATTCATCATTCAGCAGCGCAAGTGCACTTACACTTTCCCGGGAGGACTTTGTCTCTTTAAAGTATTACGACG tTGTTATCAACTTGCTCAAAACTAACGGAGTTTTCAATATTATTGTGGTTTTGACAAGCTTATTACTAATTGGAGCCTGCAACTGG TTCGCTGTTACTGGAATAGTCATTTTCAATCCTATTACCTGGGTTTTTTCG GTTTATTTTCTCATCGTGGTGTACTCGTTCCACGAAGCCCTTCGTGAGGACCCATCTGGTAAATCCGCGGGATATAGTTCCCCAAATCGCCCG GGTCAAGCTGCTAGCGGACCTCCTCCTGCTGCTATAGAGATGTATACGCCAGCCGTCTAA
- the LOC138024952 gene encoding uncharacterized protein isoform X1: MAFVLVAAQQCWNCLHSSSSNKKNKSKAGGGYEIYSSFSSASALTLSREDFVSLKYYDVVINLLKTNGVFNIIVVLTSLLLIGACNWKNRFLVLPYLAWHVILLVYNLGVTIFYIIIWKGFAVTGIVIFNPITWVFSVYFLIVVYSFHEALREDPSGKSAGYSSPNRPGQAASGPPPAAIEMYTPAV, encoded by the exons ATGGCATTTGTATTGGTTGCAG cgcaacaatgttggaactgtttgcacagctcttccagtaataagaagaataaaagcaag GCTGGTGGAGGATATGAGATCTATTCATCATTCAGCAGCGCAAGTGCACTTACACTTTCCCGGGAGGACTTTGTCTCTTTAAAGTATTACGACG tTGTTATCAACTTGCTCAAAACTAACGGAGTTTTCAATATTATTGTGGTTTTGACAAGCTTATTACTAATTGGAGCCTGCAACTGG aaaaatcgCTTCTTGGTCTTGCCATATCTTGCCTGGCATGTGATTCTCCTCGTTTACAACCTGGGAGTGACGATTTTCTATATAATTATATGGAAGGGG TTCGCTGTTACTGGAATAGTCATTTTCAATCCTATTACCTGGGTTTTTTCG GTTTATTTTCTCATCGTGGTGTACTCGTTCCACGAAGCCCTTCGTGAGGACCCATCTGGTAAATCCGCGGGATATAGTTCCCCAAATCGCCCG GGTCAAGCTGCTAGCGGACCTCCTCCTGCTGCTATAGAGATGTATACGCCAGCCGTCTAA
- the LOC138024952 gene encoding uncharacterized protein isoform X2 — MAVLVSRCCCGFGLNSGVLFLAMLSAAGGGYEIYSSFSSASALTLSREDFVSLKYYDVVINLLKTNGVFNIIVVLTSLLLIGACNWKNRFLVLPYLAWHVILLVYNLGVTIFYIIIWKGFAVTGIVIFNPITWVFSVYFLIVVYSFHEALREDPSGKSAGYSSPNRPGQAASGPPPAAIEMYTPAV, encoded by the exons ATGGCTGTCTTAGTAAGTCGTTGTTGCTGCGGCTTTGGCCTCAATTCTGGAGTTTTGTTCCTCGCCATGTTGAGTGCG GCTGGTGGAGGATATGAGATCTATTCATCATTCAGCAGCGCAAGTGCACTTACACTTTCCCGGGAGGACTTTGTCTCTTTAAAGTATTACGACG tTGTTATCAACTTGCTCAAAACTAACGGAGTTTTCAATATTATTGTGGTTTTGACAAGCTTATTACTAATTGGAGCCTGCAACTGG aaaaatcgCTTCTTGGTCTTGCCATATCTTGCCTGGCATGTGATTCTCCTCGTTTACAACCTGGGAGTGACGATTTTCTATATAATTATATGGAAGGGG TTCGCTGTTACTGGAATAGTCATTTTCAATCCTATTACCTGGGTTTTTTCG GTTTATTTTCTCATCGTGGTGTACTCGTTCCACGAAGCCCTTCGTGAGGACCCATCTGGTAAATCCGCGGGATATAGTTCCCCAAATCGCCCG GGTCAAGCTGCTAGCGGACCTCCTCCTGCTGCTATAGAGATGTATACGCCAGCCGTCTAA